The stretch of DNA CTCGAGCCACCCCGTGCTCTTCACGAAGTGTTTCTCGAGGTTCCGGACCTCGAGGATCGGCTCCTCGCCCCGCTCCGCCCGGGTGGCGGTCGACTCCGAGCTCATAGCTCCGACACCTCCTCGTGGTGGAAGCAGGCGGTCTCGTGGGCCTCGCCCACCGATTCGAGGGGTGGCTCACCGTCCCGGCAGTCCTGAGTCGCCAATGCACACCGCTCGGCGAACCGGCAGCCGGTCGGCGGGTCACGGAGATCCGGGGGCGTCCCCTCGATCGTCTCGACCTGCTCGGGCGGCCGTCGCGGATCGATGAGGCTCCGGAGGAGCAGCGCGGTGTAGGGGTGTTTCGGCGCGTCGTACAGCGCCTCCGCAGGCGCGCTCTCGACGATCTTCCCGCCGTACATCACGCCGATGCGGTCCGAGAGCTTCATGATGGCCGCGAGGTTGTGCGAGATGACGAGCATCCCGAAGTTCAGGTCGGCTTGCAGCCGCTGGAGCATGTTGAGCACCTCCGCCTGCACGATCACGTCGAGGGCGGTCGTCGGCTCGTCGGCGATCAGCAGGTCGGGCTCGCAGGCGATCGCCATCGCGATCGCGGCGCGCTGTTTCATCCCGCCGGAGAGCTCGTGGGGGTACTGCTCGGCCACGTCGGGCTGGAGGTTCACCTTCTCCAGCAGCTCGCGGACGCGCCCCTCCCGCTCGTCCTCCGGGACGACGTCGTGGACCCGGAGGGGCTCCTTGATCTGTGCCCCGACGGTTTTGACGGGGTTGAACGCGTTCTGTGCGCCCTGATAGATCATCGAGATGTCGGCCCACTGCACGTCCTTGACCTCGGACTTGGGGAGCTGGCCGATCTCGCGTCCCTCGAACCGGATCTCGCCTTCGACGATGTCACCCTGTGGCGGGAGCGCCCGGATGAGGCTGAGCCCGAGCGTCGACTTCCCGCAGCCGGATTCGCCGACCAGCCCGTACGTCTCCCCGCGGGCGATATCGAAGTCGACGCCGTCGACGGCCCGAACGGGCACGTCGGCCTCGTCCTCGCTGTAGTACGTCGAGAGGTTCCGGACCGACAGCAGCGTCTCCGCGGCGTCGGTCGGTCGTTCCTGTGTCTGCGTGCTCATGTCCTGTGTGCGTGATCGGTCGCCTTCCTGTCGGTCCATCAGTCGTCACCCCACGTCCGCCGCTGGAGTCGGGGGTTGAGCACCTCGTCGAGCGCGCTGCCGACGAGGATGAAGCTGAACGCCGCGAGCACAATGCCGAACCCGGGGAGGATCATCCACCACCAGGCGCCGCTGCTCAGTGCGGCCTGCTTCTGGGCGAAGTACAGCATCGTCCCCCAGGAGATGCGGGCGGTGTCGCCCAGCCCGAGGAAGCCGACCGCGGCCTCCATCAGGATGGTGTACACCATCTGGAGGATGCCGTTCGCGAACACGACCGGCAGGATGTTCGGGAGCACCTCCTGTCGCATGATCCGGACGTCGGAGGCGCCCAGCGCCTCGGTCGACTCGACGAAGTCGTTCTCGCGGACGCTCAGCGTCTTCGCCTTGATCGTCCGGGCGGGGATCGGCCACGAGAGCAGCGAGAGGATCAGGATGATGTTCCAGACGCTGCTGCCCGCGTAGGCCGCGAACACGACGACCAGTACGAACGGGGGGAACACGAGGCTCATGTCGATCGCCGTCGTGATCCACCGCCCGATGCGGCCGCGGTAGTAGCCCGCCGGGACGCCGATCAGCGTCGCCGCCAGCGTCGCGACGACGCCGCTGACGACGCCGACCAGCAGCGAGATCCGGCCGCCGTAGAGGAACCGGGAGAGCACGTCCCGGCCCAGATCGTCGGTGCCGAACAGGTGTTCCGCCGAGGGGGGTGCAAGCGCCTTGCCGACGCCGTAGGCCTCCGGATCGTACGGCGCGATCAGTGGGGCCGCGACGCTGATGAAGACGATCGTCCCCAGCAGCAGCGTTCCCAACAGCCCCTTGCGGTTGGTCAGGAACGCCCGCAGGAACCGCCGGAAGCGATCGAACCGCCTGCTCGATCCCCCGCCGGCCGTCTCCTCGGTCGTGCTCATCCGTCCACCTCCGTCGTTGTCGTCTGTTGCCCAATCATTCGCCGCCTCCGATCCGTGGATCGATGATCGTGTAGAGGATCTCCGCGAGGAACATCGACCCGAGCACCATGACGGCGAGGAAGAAGAACGTCGCCTGGATGACCGGGTAGTCCCGCGCCAACACCGCCTCGAACATCAGCTGTCCCATCCCGGGATAGCTGAACACGGTTTCGACCAGCACCGCGCCGCCGGCGAGCCGCCCGATCTGGAACCCCAGCTGGGTCAGCACGGGCGGAAACGCCGGCGGAACGGCGTGGCCGAACAGCACCTGCCGTTCGGAGAGCCCCTTGCTCTCGGCGATCTTGATGTAGTTCTCCGGCAGGATGTCGAGCAGGCTCCCCCGCATCAGGAACGTGTAGCCGGCGAGGAAGTACGCCGACATCGTCACCACCGGCAGCACCGTGTGGTACGTCAGGTCGACGAAGTACGCGAAAAACGATGGGTGTGTCGCGCTGCCCGTCGCCCCCGAGATCGGGAAGATCGGGATGACGTAGCCGAAGACGAACACGAGTAGGATCGCCAGCCAGAACGTCGGGATCGAGCGGAAGAACAGCGAGGACTGCGTGATGAACAGGTCCTCGCGCTCCCCGAAGTTCCAGGCCGCGAACGCGCCGAGGGGGATGCCGATGACGACGCTGATGGTGACGCTCGCGCCCATCAGGTACAGCGTCCGCGGCAGCCGCTCGACGATGAGGTCCATGACCGGGGTCGGATATCGGGCGAACGAGACGCCGAAATCGCCAGTGAGGGTGTTCGCTAGGTAGAGCAGGAACTGTTCCCAGATGGGCCTGTTCAGCCCGAACTCTTGGAGCAGCTGCTGACGGGCTGCCTCGGTGAAGCCGGGGCCGACGAACCGCGTGGTCGGGTCGCCGGGCATCACCCGGGGGATCGCGAAGTTCACCGCGAGGATCGCGGCGAAGGCGGCGAGATAGTTCCGGACCCGCGTGGCGATGTACGCTTTCTTCGAAGACGTGTTTGCCATTCGTTAGAGAGTGGAGGGCGACGCTACTTGGGGTCGAGCTGGACCATCGGGCCGCTGCCGGGTTCGAGCCCGTAGGGGCTCTGCATCCCGTAGCGGGGGATCGGGTTGAAGTTCTCCCAGGCGCTGGAGCGCATGCCGTGGAGCAGCTGCGGGTAGTAGAGGACGACCCACGGGAGCTCGTCGGTGAGGATGTCCTGTGCGTCGTAGAGGTACTCCTGACGCTGCTCGGGATCGGTCGCGCGCCGCTGCTGGCGCATGAGCTCGTCGAACTCCTCGTTGTGGTACTGGCTGGTGTTGAGCGTCCCCTCCTCCTCGAACACCGGGGAGAGGAACGGGTCCGGGTCGAACCAGACGCGCCAGGTGTTGAGCGTCAGGTCGTAGTCCTGCTCGACGGAGACCTTCTGAGTGTGGGCGTTGGACTCCATCGAGTTGACCTCGACGCTGATGCCGACCTCGCCGAGCTGGCGACGGAGCACCTCCGCGATGCGCGGCCAGTTCCCCGTGTTCTGGATCGAGATGACGAGTTCGAGTGGGTCGCCCTCGGGCGTCACCCGCCCGTCGCCCTGCTGTTCGTACCCGTTCTCGGAGAGGATCGTCCGGGCCTGCTCCTGATCGTGGGCGTAGCTGTTCGTGTCCGAGTTGTGGTAGAACTCCAGTCCCGGCGGGACCGGCGAGTAGCCCGGCGTGGCATAGCCGGCGTTGACCAGCTCCGCGACGGTCTCGCGGTCCACCGCGTACGCCATCGCCTCGCGGAGCGCCCCGTCCGAGAGCGGGGACCGGTTGGTGTTGATGCCGATGTACGTGACGTACGTCGAGCCGCCCTCGACCACTTCGAGGTTGTTCGCGCTCTCGATCTCGTTGACGTACTGCCCGGGCTGGAGGCGCAGCATGTCGCCACTGCCCTCCTTCATCGTCAGTACCTGCGAGTCTGTCGAGGAGATGATCTCGATGCTCACGCTCTCGTAGTCCGGGATCTCACCCCAGTACTCCTCGTCGACGGAGAAGTTGATGAACTGGTCCTGTTCGCGCTCCTCGAACACGAACGGGCCGCTGCCGATCGGGTCCTCGGTGTTCGAGACCTCCGTGGGGTTGTCGTACTCCGACCAGATGTGCTTCGGGATGACGAGCCCGAGGTCGGCGAGCACCAGCGGGAGCGCCGCGTACGGCTGAGTCAGCGGCGTCGTCACGGTGTGCTCGTCCTCGACGGTGATCTCGCTCGGCTCCGCGATGACGCTCGACAGCGAGCCGAGGTACGGCCACTCGTACTCCTTGATCGACCGGAACGTGAACGCGACGTCCTCCGCGGTCAGGGGCTCGCCGTCGTGCCAGGTGATCCCGTCCTGGATCGTCCAAGTGTAGGTGGCGCCGTTGTCCGAGGTCTCCCAGTCTTCCGCGATGTGGCCGATTGCCTGCCCCTCGGCGTCGACGCTCGTCAACGGCTCGTACATCATCCGAGCGGCGTCGTAGTCCGGGATGGTGAGCCACCCCAGCGGGTTGATGTTGTTTACGCCGCCGGGCCAGATGACTGAGAGCTCGTCGTCGGCGGAGCCGCTCCCGCTGGTCGGTGTTCCGTCCGTCGTTTCGGTGCCGTCGCCCCCCGGACTGCCGGCACAGCCAGCCAGCATCGCTGCGGCGGTGCTCGCACTCGTCGCCTGCAGGAAGCGGCGGCGATCGAGACTGATCTCGTCGGTGATGTCGTCGTTCATTGTGTTACTTTGTGGTGGTCGCAGTTGTCGAACTGTAGGACTGCGTGAACTGGGTGGTACACAGTATCACTCAGTACGAGAATGCATACCACGTCCGTTAAAGGTAGTTGTGAGCGCTGAATACCTCTGAGTACTCCGCTATCGCTTGTATGAATCGTTCATATTTGTCCGCGAACCCCGACAGCTGGATTCACGCGATTGCCCCGGGAAACCCAACGGGCAGCGCGGGTACCACCCGCGCGATACCGGGTGCCGGGAGATGCAGCGCCTGCTGAACGTCCGTGGGGAGGTGAAGCGGCTCGTCGTCGAGTTCGGCGAGAAGTACGGCGACGGGTCGCCGAGCGCTAGAGGTCCCGGCGCGCGAACAGCCGAGCGCTCGCCCCGACGAACAGCGCGGCCGCGGCGACCAACACCGCCGCCCCGAGCAGGTCGTACTCCCCGCCCACGAGCACCGCCGACGGGTCGAGGTACCACGTCGGCGTCACCGCACCGACCCGACCGTAATCGGTCACCTCCAGCACCGACTCGAACAGCCACGAGGCGAACACGAGCGCGATCGCGATCCGGCCCGCAGTCCGGCTCCGGCCGATCACGACGCCCAGCAGCAGCCCTACTGCTCCCCAACACAGCAGGTACGGGATCGAGAGCGCGTGGAACGCGAATAATTCTCCGAGCGGGAGCGACTCGCCAACCGCCGACGCCGAGACGGCCAGCACCAGTGGGACCACGGCGTTGGCGACGACGATCGGCACGAGCAGCGCGAGAAAGTTCCCCAGCAGGACGCTCCCCCGCGAGACGGGCGCCGCGAGCAGCGTGTCCATCCGGTCGGTCTCCATGTCGCCCGCAACCGAGCCGGCGGCGGTGTAGGCCACGTAGCCCGCGAGGCCGACCAGCCAGCCGAACGTGTAGTACTCGCCGGCGAGCAGCCCCGACAGCGACGCGAGGCTCTCGAACCCCAGCAGCTCGACCAGCACGGGCGGCATCGCGTCGAGCAGGGCCTGCAGTTCCTCGCCGCCGACAAGCTCCGGCCCGACCCAGACGAACAGTGCGCCGTAGGCAGCGAGCAGCGCCGCGACGACGGCGCTTGTCCGCAGTCGCTCCCGGGCCTCGAACCGGGCGACAGTCTCCACGGTCGACCACCAGCCCGGCACTCCAGTCACGAGAGGTCCACCTCCCGGAACCACGCCGCGCTCGCGGCGAGCAGGACCGCCGTCGCGACGAGCAGGATCCCGGCGCCCCCGCGGTCGTACTCGCTCGCGGTCAGGACCGCCGTCGGATCGTAGTACCGCATCGGCGCGACGGCGCCCAGCCAGCCGAGGTCGCTGCTCGTCGCGATCGTCTCCAGCAGGAACGTCCCGACGATCCCGGCCGCGGCGACGCCCTCGGCGACGACCCGTTCCGGCGCCGTCACCGACGCGAGCGTCCCGAACGCGCCACAGCAGAGGAAGTAGGGGACCGAGAGCGCGTGGACGGCGACGAGGTCCGCGATCGCGATCGGCTCGCCCACGAACCGCGTGGCGGTGAACACCGCCGCGAACACCGCGGCGTTCGCGAGCAGGATCGGCGAGAGGAGAGCGAGGAAGTTCTCAACCAGCAGGCGTTCCCGGGAGATCGGCGCCGCGAGCAGCGTGTCGATCCGCCCCGTCTCGACGTCGCCGGCAATCGCCCCGCCGGCGGCGTAGGCGACGTACGCGCCGAGGCCGATCAGCCAGAGGAACTGGTAGAGCTCGATCGCGAGGAACCCTTCCATCGTTCCCATCTGCTGGAGGTCGAACGTCTCCACGAACGTCGGGGGGAGCTGTTCGGCCAGCGCGGCCATGTCGACTTCGCCGAGCAGCCCCGGCGCGAGCAGCGCCATCATCGCCGCGAACGCCGCCAGCCCGCCCGCAAGCGCGAGCGACCCGAGCAGTCGCTTCTCCACCTCGTAACGTGCCGTCTCAAGCATCCTCGGCCTCCGCCTCGACCCGTTCGACGGTCTCCTCGGCGTCGGTGTCGTAGAACCGCATGAACACGTCCTCCAGCGGCGCCTCCTCGATGGCGAGGTCACGGAGGTCGTGGTCGAGCAGCGCCCGGAGCAGCGGCTCGTACCCGCCGGTGTACGTGAACGAGACGGCGGTGAGGCCGTCCGCTCGGTCGGCGTCCCCGTCGTCCCCCAACTGGGTCCGACCGCCGACGGTCACGTCGTGGGCGCCCGGGAGGTCGAACGCCCCCTCGTCGGGGCTGTCGCCCAGCGTGACCCGGACCTGCTTGCCGCTGCGGTCCAGCAGCGAGTCGACGGTCGACACCTCGACGAGGCGGCCGTCCCGGATGATCCCCACGCGGTCACAGACCTTCCGGACCTCGCTCAGGATGTGGGAGGAGAAGAAGAACGTCGTCCCACGCTCGCGCTCGGTCCGGACGAACTCCAGGAACGTCTCCTGTTTCAGTGGGTCCAGTCCCGAGGTGGGCTCGTCCATGATCAGCAGGTCCGGGTCGTGCATGAACGCGAGCACGATCGCGAGCATCTGTCGGTTCCCGCGGGAGTAGTCGCCGACGGGGCGGTCGAGCGGCGGGTGGAACAGTTCGAGCAGTTCGTCGCTGCGTGTGTCGCCCCTGAGCGCGCCGTGGTACTCGAGCAGCCGCCGGCCCGTGACGCGCTCGTCGAAACCGGGCTCGCTCGGCAGGTAGCCCACGCGGGCCCGGGCCTCGCGCAGCGCCGCGGCGTCCGCCACGTCGGCGCCGAGCACCGCCGCCGAGCCCCGGGTGGGCGACTGGAACCCCAGCAGCGTCCGGATAGCGGTGGTCTTCCCGGCGCCGTTCGGGCCGAGGAAGCCGAACACTTCTCCCTCCTCGACGGAGAGGGTGAGGTCCTCGATCCCCCGCACGTCGCCGTAGTACTTGGTCAGACCGTCGGTCCGGATCGCGGGCATACCCGTAGACGCGGGGGGATGCACAATCAAGATACCGCCGGATGGAGGCCGGACGGCGGCTCAGTCGAACGACTTCTCGAACACGAGGATATCGAGCGCTGCCCCCGCCACGTCGGCGGTCGTCGACCCCACGCGCTCGAAGCCGTTGGCCTCGTAAAACGCGTGAGCGGGCTCCTGACGCCCGGTCGTCGAGAGGACGAACCGCTCGTACTCGTGCTCGCGAGCGCGGGCTTCGAGCTCGTCGTACATCGTCTGCCCGATCCCCTCACGGTGGTGGTCGGGGTGGACGTGCATGCGCTTGAGCTCCGCGGCTCCCTCGGGATCGACGAACTCCGAGACGACGCCTTTCGGCGGCCGGAACGCGCCCGTGGCGAGGATCGCTCCGTCGTCCTCGCCGACGAGGAACTCCCCGCCGGGGTCGACGTACTCGGCCAGGATGTCGTCGTCCTCGAGTTCGGGCACATCCTCGAAGTAGGCGTCGGCGGAACGGAGGGCGGCTTCGACGGTCTCGTCGACGGCGTCGCGGTCGGCGGGGCGGAAACGGCGAATCGAGAGGGACACACTGATCGTACGCAGGCGGCGCCTTTGCACCTTCGCTTCGCGGCAGACCGACGGATCGGTGCTGTCCCGGATCGACGCTCACGGCCGCACTGGCCGGGCGAACCCACGCAGTTCAAGAGTCCCGGCCAGCTACCGCCAGTATGGACGAAGACGAGAGCCACGAACACGTCGTTCCGGGCAGCGAGACCGAGCCCGGCGGCGAGACGGTTCGGGGCTACGACTTCCGCGGCGAGTTCGACCTCGGCGAGATGCTGGAGGCCTACGCGACGACCGGGTTCCAGGCGACTCACCTCGCCGAAGCCGTCGACATCGCGAAACAGATGCGCGAGGAGGACGCGAAGATCTACCTGACGCTGACGTCGAACATCATCTCCTCCGGGCTGCGGGAGGTCGTCGCCTACCTCGTCCGCGAGGGGTTCGTCGACGTGATCATCACCACCTCGGGCTCGCTGACCGAGGACGTGATCAAGACCGAGAAGCCGTTCAAGATGGGCGAGTGGGACGCCGACGAGGCCGAGCTCCGCGAGGAGGGGATCAACCGCCTCGGCAACATCTACGTCCCCTCGGATCGCTACGTCTGGCTCGAGGAGTACCTCTACGACTTCTTCGACGACTTCTTCGCCGAGGAGAAGGTCCGCACGCCGACGGCGTTCTCCCGCGAACTCGGGGAGACGCTCGACGACCCGGACTCCGTGCTCAAGCAGGCCGCCGACAACGACGTCCCCGTCTACTGCCCGGCGCTCAACGACGCCGAAGTCGGGAACTTCCTCTACTACTACCGCAAGCAGCACGACACCGACATCGGCATCGAGATCATGGCCGACTACGACGACCTGATCGAGAACGGGATGCTCGCGGACACCACCGGCCTGCTGGTCGTCGGCGGCGGCGTCCCCAAACACCACGCGATCATGACGAACCTGTTCCGCGGCGGCGCCGACTACGCCGTCTACATCTCCACCGGGATGGAGGGCGACGGCTCGCTGTCCGGCGCGCCGCCGAACGAGGCGGTCTCGTGGGGGAAGATCAAGGAGGAGGAGACCAACTACACGCAGGTGCAGGCCGAGGCGACGCTGGTGTTCCCGCTGTTGGTGGCGGGCGCCTTCTCAGACGCCTGAGGCCAACCGCTACGGACGGCTTTTTGCGCGTTCCGACACCATCCGCGAGCATGGACGCCGCAGTGTTCTACGGCGAACGTGACATCCGCGTGGAGGACCGCCCCGAACCCGAGATCGAGAGCCCGACGGACGCCGTCGTCCGGGTGACCCACACCGCAGTCTGTGGCTCGGACCTCTGGCCCTACCGCGGCTATCAGGACCGCGAGGCGGGAACGGGAATCGGCCACGAGCCGATGGGAATCGTCGAGGCGGTCGGCGACGACGTGACCAGCGTCGAGCCGGGCGATCGCGTGTTCGGCCCGTTCTCGACGAGCTGCGGGGAGTGTGAGTTCTGCCGGAAGGGACTCCACACCTCCTGTGTCGAGGGTGGCGGCTGGACCGGCCCCGACAGCGGCGCCCAGGCCGAGTACGTCCACACCGAGCACGCCGACGGCACCCTCATTCGCGTGCCCGACCGTCACGCCGACGACGAGGCGACGCTGCGGTCGCTGCTCCCGCTGACCGACGTGATGTGTACGGGCCACCACGCCGCCGTCAGCGCGGGCGTCGAGGCCGGCGACACGGCGACCGTGATCGGCGACGGCGCAGTCGGGCTCTGTGGCGTCGCGGCCGCCACGCGACTGGGCGCCGAGCGCGTGATCGCGATGGGCCACCACGAGGACCGCCTCGAGATTGCCGAGGAGTTGGGCGCGACCGACACGATCAGCGCCCGCGGCGAGGAGGCCGTCGAGCGCGCCACGGAGCTCACCCACGGCGGCGCGAACCACGTGCTGGAGTGCGTCGGCGCGCAGTCCTCGATGGAGACCGCCTTCGAGGTCGCTCGCCCCGGCGGCACCGTCGGCTACGTCGGCGTCCCCAGCGGCGTCGAGAACGCCGAGTTCCTCGGTACCGCGTTCGGGAAGAACGTCAGTCTCGAGGGCGGCGTCGCCCCGGTCCGGGCGTACGCCGAGGAGCTGATGGCCGACGTGCTGCAGGGGACACTCGACCCCTCGCCGGTGTTCACCAAGGAGGTCGAGTTGGGTGAGATCGACGAGGGGTACCGCGCGATGGACGAGCGCGACGCGGTGAAGGTGCTGGTGAAGCCGTAAGTCACCGTTTTCTGATCACTGGCGCGCTCGTTGGGAGCCGTCACCGGCGGCGGATAGTTTTTCACCGATGACGGCCCAGTCAAACACGAATGTCGGAGCTCCTCGACGCGGCCGTCGCCGCGTTCCTCGCCGTCGACGATCCCTCCCTGCTCGCGGCCGACCGTATCGACTCGCTACCTGCCGGCGTCGACGAACCCCCCGTCACGGCCGCCCGCGAACGCCTCGAAGCGTACGACTCGCTGGTGACCAACGACGGGCGGGTGCTGCTCCCGCTGCACGAGGCCGACTCCGCGGAACTCACCGGCGAATACGTCGAATACCGCCCCGGCGGGCTCGCACCGTCGTACGTGTACCACGACACCGGGAAGGACGCGGGGGCGCGGCTGGACGCCGGCGCCATCGGCGGGACGACGGTCGGCTGGCGGCTCCGCTTCTGGACCGACGCATACGAGCCGGCGACGCCGCCGTCGTACACGGCTGAGTCGGGGGATGAGACCGAATCGGCGGTGCGTGCCGAGCCCATCGACACGATGGACGGCGACGAGCGCGCGGCGTTCGCCGACGAGCTCGTCGACTCAGTCGAGACGCTCCGGGAGCGGGATCGCGAGGACACGCGGGAGCTGCTGGCCGACCGTGGCTACCGCCACGTCTGCCGGACCGAGGGCGGCATCGAGGAGACGATCTACACCGGGCGGCGGGTCACGCAGTCCGACGGCACCGTCCACGTGTTCGCCATCCCCGAGGACGACGACCAGCGGCGGATCGACATCCCCGGCGAGCACGGCATCTACCCCGACTCGGAGGTGCTCGTACTCCCCAACCCCGACGCGTCGACGGTCTGGATCGACCGCGAGGAGACGCCGTTCCCGATCGAGGCCCGCGTCGCGACCGTCGAGGACGGCGCCGTCGGGCTCTCCTTCTTCGACGACCGGGCCCCCGACGAGTCCGAGCTCCGGCGCTTCCTCGCCGACGACCGCGCGGTGTTCTCGGTGCTGGCGCTGCTGAACGGCGTCCCCTACGACCGCGAGCGTGCCGGGATCGAGGCGGTCCGGTCGAACCCCGAGAAGTGGGACGTGCTCACCGGCCAGCGCTCGCTGGGGTTCACCCCCGATTTCACCGTCGGTCTGGACACCGACCTCGAACTGAACGAGTTCCAGACGCTGGCTGCCTCACGCGCGCTCCGGGCCCGGGACGTCTACTGCATCCACGGGCCGCCGGGGACGGGGAAGACCCGGACGCTGATGGCGGTCGTCCAGCAGGCCGTCGCCGACGGCCAGCGCGTGCTCGCTTGTGCCCACTCGAACCAGGCGGTCGACAACCTCCTCGTCGGCGCCAGTTCGGCCGCCGAGCCGGATCCGGGGACGCTGCACGC from Halolamina sediminis encodes:
- a CDS encoding ABC transporter permease subunit, whose translation is MLETARYEVEKRLLGSLALAGGLAAFAAMMALLAPGLLGEVDMAALAEQLPPTFVETFDLQQMGTMEGFLAIELYQFLWLIGLGAYVAYAAGGAIAGDVETGRIDTLLAAPISRERLLVENFLALLSPILLANAAVFAAVFTATRFVGEPIAIADLVAVHALSVPYFLCCGAFGTLASVTAPERVVAEGVAAAGIVGTFLLETIATSSDLGWLGAVAPMRYYDPTAVLTASEYDRGGAGILLVATAVLLAASAAWFREVDLS
- a CDS encoding ABC transporter permease yields the protein MANTSSKKAYIATRVRNYLAAFAAILAVNFAIPRVMPGDPTTRFVGPGFTEAARQQLLQEFGLNRPIWEQFLLYLANTLTGDFGVSFARYPTPVMDLIVERLPRTLYLMGASVTISVVIGIPLGAFAAWNFGEREDLFITQSSLFFRSIPTFWLAILLVFVFGYVIPIFPISGATGSATHPSFFAYFVDLTYHTVLPVVTMSAYFLAGYTFLMRGSLLDILPENYIKIAESKGLSERQVLFGHAVPPAFPPVLTQLGFQIGRLAGGAVLVETVFSYPGMGQLMFEAVLARDYPVIQATFFFLAVMVLGSMFLAEILYTIIDPRIGGGE
- a CDS encoding ABC transporter permease, whose product is MTGVPGWWSTVETVARFEARERLRTSAVVAALLAAYGALFVWVGPELVGGEELQALLDAMPPVLVELLGFESLASLSGLLAGEYYTFGWLVGLAGYVAYTAAGSVAGDMETDRMDTLLAAPVSRGSVLLGNFLALLVPIVVANAVVPLVLAVSASAVGESLPLGELFAFHALSIPYLLCWGAVGLLLGVVIGRSRTAGRIAIALVFASWLFESVLEVTDYGRVGAVTPTWYLDPSAVLVGGEYDLLGAAVLVAAAALFVGASARLFARRDL
- a CDS encoding ABC transporter ATP-binding protein, which gives rise to MPAIRTDGLTKYYGDVRGIEDLTLSVEEGEVFGFLGPNGAGKTTAIRTLLGFQSPTRGSAAVLGADVADAAALREARARVGYLPSEPGFDERVTGRRLLEYHGALRGDTRSDELLELFHPPLDRPVGDYSRGNRQMLAIVLAFMHDPDLLIMDEPTSGLDPLKQETFLEFVRTERERGTTFFFSSHILSEVRKVCDRVGIIRDGRLVEVSTVDSLLDRSGKQVRVTLGDSPDEGAFDLPGAHDVTVGGRTQLGDDGDADRADGLTAVSFTYTGGYEPLLRALLDHDLRDLAIEEAPLEDVFMRFYDTDAEETVERVEAEAEDA
- a CDS encoding deoxyhypusine synthase; the protein is MDEDESHEHVVPGSETEPGGETVRGYDFRGEFDLGEMLEAYATTGFQATHLAEAVDIAKQMREEDAKIYLTLTSNIISSGLREVVAYLVREGFVDVIITTSGSLTEDVIKTEKPFKMGEWDADEAELREEGINRLGNIYVPSDRYVWLEEYLYDFFDDFFAEEKVRTPTAFSRELGETLDDPDSVLKQAADNDVPVYCPALNDAEVGNFLYYYRKQHDTDIGIEIMADYDDLIENGMLADTTGLLVVGGGVPKHHAIMTNLFRGGADYAVYISTGMEGDGSLSGAPPNEAVSWGKIKEEETNYTQVQAEATLVFPLLVAGAFSDA
- a CDS encoding zinc-dependent alcohol dehydrogenase family protein, which produces MDAAVFYGERDIRVEDRPEPEIESPTDAVVRVTHTAVCGSDLWPYRGYQDREAGTGIGHEPMGIVEAVGDDVTSVEPGDRVFGPFSTSCGECEFCRKGLHTSCVEGGGWTGPDSGAQAEYVHTEHADGTLIRVPDRHADDEATLRSLLPLTDVMCTGHHAAVSAGVEAGDTATVIGDGAVGLCGVAAATRLGAERVIAMGHHEDRLEIAEELGATDTISARGEEAVERATELTHGGANHVLECVGAQSSMETAFEVARPGGTVGYVGVPSGVENAEFLGTAFGKNVSLEGGVAPVRAYAEELMADVLQGTLDPSPVFTKEVELGEIDEGYRAMDERDAVKVLVKP
- a CDS encoding ABC transporter substrate-binding protein, which gives rise to MNDDITDEISLDRRRFLQATSASTAAAMLAGCAGSPGGDGTETTDGTPTSGSGSADDELSVIWPGGVNNINPLGWLTIPDYDAARMMYEPLTSVDAEGQAIGHIAEDWETSDNGATYTWTIQDGITWHDGEPLTAEDVAFTFRSIKEYEWPYLGSLSSVIAEPSEITVEDEHTVTTPLTQPYAALPLVLADLGLVIPKHIWSEYDNPTEVSNTEDPIGSGPFVFEEREQDQFINFSVDEEYWGEIPDYESVSIEIISSTDSQVLTMKEGSGDMLRLQPGQYVNEIESANNLEVVEGGSTYVTYIGINTNRSPLSDGALREAMAYAVDRETVAELVNAGYATPGYSPVPPGLEFYHNSDTNSYAHDQEQARTILSENGYEQQGDGRVTPEGDPLELVISIQNTGNWPRIAEVLRRQLGEVGISVEVNSMESNAHTQKVSVEQDYDLTLNTWRVWFDPDPFLSPVFEEEGTLNTSQYHNEEFDELMRQQRRATDPEQRQEYLYDAQDILTDELPWVVLYYPQLLHGMRSSAWENFNPIPRYGMQSPYGLEPGSGPMVQLDPK
- a CDS encoding GNAT family N-acetyltransferase, whose amino-acid sequence is MSLSIRRFRPADRDAVDETVEAALRSADAYFEDVPELEDDDILAEYVDPGGEFLVGEDDGAILATGAFRPPKGVVSEFVDPEGAAELKRMHVHPDHHREGIGQTMYDELEARAREHEYERFVLSTTGRQEPAHAFYEANGFERVGSTTADVAGAALDILVFEKSFD
- a CDS encoding ABC transporter permease, translating into MSTTEETAGGGSSRRFDRFRRFLRAFLTNRKGLLGTLLLGTIVFISVAAPLIAPYDPEAYGVGKALAPPSAEHLFGTDDLGRDVLSRFLYGGRISLLVGVVSGVVATLAATLIGVPAGYYRGRIGRWITTAIDMSLVFPPFVLVVVFAAYAGSSVWNIILILSLLSWPIPARTIKAKTLSVRENDFVESTEALGASDVRIMRQEVLPNILPVVFANGILQMVYTILMEAAVGFLGLGDTARISWGTMLYFAQKQAALSSGAWWWMILPGFGIVLAAFSFILVGSALDEVLNPRLQRRTWGDD
- a CDS encoding ABC transporter ATP-binding protein, whose product is MDRQEGDRSRTQDMSTQTQERPTDAAETLLSVRNLSTYYSEDEADVPVRAVDGVDFDIARGETYGLVGESGCGKSTLGLSLIRALPPQGDIVEGEIRFEGREIGQLPKSEVKDVQWADISMIYQGAQNAFNPVKTVGAQIKEPLRVHDVVPEDEREGRVRELLEKVNLQPDVAEQYPHELSGGMKQRAAIAMAIACEPDLLIADEPTTALDVIVQAEVLNMLQRLQADLNFGMLVISHNLAAIMKLSDRIGVMYGGKIVESAPAEALYDAPKHPYTALLLRSLIDPRRPPEQVETIEGTPPDLRDPPTGCRFAERCALATQDCRDGEPPLESVGEAHETACFHHEEVSEL